From the genome of Pseudomonas sihuiensis:
GAGGGCAAGAAGCTCATCACGCGCGTCAAGAAGGAGCTGGAAAGCTACCTGACCGACAACACCCAGGCCTGGGTGCTGCAGTCCGATGGTCGTTACCTGCGCCAACAGCCCACCGGCAACCAGAACCCGCGCAGCGCACAGTCCGGCTTGCTGGAGAAACTCACCGCACCAGTGATCGTGACGCGTTAAAAAGGCCGCTTGCGGCCATCTGATGACCCTCTCCCACTTGTGGGGCGAAGAGGCGCGCTTTTGGAAGCACTGCTTCCTGCGCCGATGAGCGCCTGAGCGCCTGATCGCTGGCGATCAGGTCGGGGCGCGGAGCGGGGTGCCCGAAGTGCGGGAGAGGGGGCTTTGTGGTCCTGGCGGGTTTCACCCGCCCTACAGGCCGAGCCGCGCCCGCAGGGTGCGCCATGCGCACCGGGGTATCAGCGCACGCTCAACGTCAGATCAATACGCTTGAGCCATTCGGCTTCGGCTTCAAAGTCCGCCAGGGTCAGCGGGTTGGCGGCCAGCCAGCCTTCAGGGAAGACGATCTCCAGGCTGTTGTCGCCGGCCTTGAACTGCACCTGTGGCATGTCCTGCGTACCACGGATGTGGTGGAACAGAATGGCGAAGCGCAGCAGCACGCACAGGCGCATCAGCTTCACGCCTTCCTCGCCGAAGTCGGCGAACTTGTCCTTGGGAATGTTGCGGCGGTGGCCGCGCACCAGCAGCGCGAGCATCTGCTGGTCCTGGCGCGAGAAGCCGGCCAGGTCGGAGTGCTCGATCAGATAGGCGCCGTGCTTGTGGTACTGGTAGTGGGCGATATCCAGACCCACCTCGTGCACCTTGGCGCCCCAGCTCAGCAGTTCGCGATGCCAGTCATCGGTCAGGCCCCAATCGGCGGACACCTTGTCCAGCGCCGACAGTGCCTTGGCCTCGACCCGTGCGGCCTGGTCGACATCGACGTGGTAGCGCTCCATGAACGCCGCCAGGGTGCGTTCGCGTACGTCTTCATGCTGATGGCGGCCGAGCAGGTCGTACAGCACGCCCTCACGCAATGCGCCCTCGGAATGGCTCATGCGCTGGATGTCGCAGGCATCGAAGATCGCTTCGAGAATCGCCAGGCCGGCGGGGAAGATGCCGCGACGGTCCGGCTTGATGCCGTCGAGGTCGAGCTTCTCCACCTCGCCGAGCTTGAACAGCTTGCGCTTGAGCCAGGCCAGGCCTTCGGCCGTCACCTCGCCGCTGCCCAAACCCGCTGCCTTGATGGTCAGACCGACCGCCTTGATGGTACCGGAAGCGCCAACGGCGTCTTCCCAGCCGAGGCGGCGCAGGCCCTGTTCGATGCTCATGAGTTCCAGACGGGCCGCGGTGTAGGCCTGGGCATAACGCGCCGGGGTGATCTTGCCGTCGCGAAAGTAGCGCTGGGTGAAGCTTACGCAGCCCATCTGCAGGCTTTCGCGCAGCAGCGGCTCGAAGCGCTGGCCGATGATGAACTCGGTGCTGCCGCCGCCGATGTCGGCGACCAGGCGCTTGCCGGGCGTGTCGGCAATGCTGTGGGACACACCCAGATAGATCAGGCGGGCTTCCTCACGGCCGGAAATTACCTCGACCTGATGACCGAGGATCTCCTCGGCGCGGCGGATGAACACCGCGCGGTTGCGCGCCTCACGCAGGGCGTTGGTGCCGACGATGCGTACGGCGCCTTCCGGCAGCGTGTTGGTGAACTGGGCGAAGCGGCGCAGGCAGTCGAGCCCGCGCTGCATTGCTTCTTCGCTGAGCTGACGCTCGTCGTCCAGGCCTGCGGCCAGTTGCACTTTGTCGCCGAGGCGCTCGAGGATGCGAATTTCGTGACTGTCGGCCTTGGCCAGCACCATGTGAAAGCTGTTCGAACCCAGGTCGATGGCAGCGATCAGGGGAAAACTCTCGGCAGGGGCTTTGGGCATGATTACGGCATCTCGTTCGATTTCCGCGCATCCTGCCACGACTGAGCGCATGAGCCAACGCATACGGATGTCGCATGAAACTGGTCTAGACCTGTGATTACTGCAGGTTCAGCACACTCAGTGGTTGTTTCAACACCTGCTCGTCGCAGTTGTGACCCTCGCCGCCACGGTCCACCACGATGAAGCGGCCGGGGTGCTGCAGGCACAGCAGTGGGTGATGCCAGGTGCCGCGGGCGTAGTTCACGCCCTGGTCTGGCGCGCTGATGAAGGCGCGAATCTGCGACTCGTCCAGCTCGCCGGGTGGGGCGACGACGATCAGCATGCGCCCGCCGTCCACCGGATAAAAGGCCTGGCTGCCCAGCGGGTGGCGTTCGAGCATGCGGATGGCGATGGGCGCGTGCCAAGCCTTGCCCTCGAAGATATTCACCAGGGTTCTTGGTGATTCGCCGGCCAGCTCCACCTGCGCCAGGTCGTGGTAGCGCGTGGTGGTGCCGACGTTGATCGGGAAGGCCGTGGCACCAGCCGTCTCGATCACCTCGCCGAAGGGGGCGAAGGCTGCGCGGGTCAGTGGCTCGATGCGCAGCGGCAGGGGCGCCGGCGCGTTCACAGGTTCACCGAACCGATGAAATTACGCAGCTCTTCGGTCTGCGGGGCGGCGAACAGCGCTCTCGGATCGCCGATCTCATGCACCTTGCCATGGTGCATGAACACCAGCTTGTTACCCACCTCGCGGGCGAAGCGCATCTCGTGGGTGACCATGATCAGGGTCATGCCCTCGCTGGCCAGTTGCTTGACCACTGCCAGTACCTCGTTGACCAACTCCGGATCGAGCGCCGAGGTGATTTCGTCGCACAGCAGCACCTTGGGCGACATGGCCAGGGCGCGGGCGATGGCCACGCGCTGCTGCTGGCCGCCGGACAGGCGCTCGGGATAGGCGTCGAACTTCTCCGCCAGGCCGACGCGTTCAAGCATCTGCCGGGCGATCTTCTCGGCTTCGGCGCGCGGGGTCTTCTTCACCACTTGCGGAGCGAGCATGACGTTCTCGCCGACGGTCAGGTGCGGGAACAGGTTGAACTGCTGGAACACCATGCCGACCTTTTGCCGCAGGCTGCGCAGGTCGGCGCGGGCGGCGTCGATGTACTCGCCGTCGACTTCGATCACGCCGTCGTTGATCGACTCCAGACCGTTCAGCGTGCGCAGGAAAGTGCTCTTGCCCGAGCCGCTGCGGCCGATGATGGCGACCACTTCGCCTTCCTCGACCTTGAGGTCGATGCCCTTGAGCACGTGGTTGTCGCCGTAATACTTGTGCAGGGCGGTGACGTTAAGCAGTGACATTCAGCCTCCTTTCCAGGCGGTATGCAGCGAGCGAGAGCGGGTAGCAAAGCAGGAAGTAACCGAGGGCGACGAAGCCGTAGACCATGAAGGGCTCGAAGGTGGCGTTGGCCAGCATGCTGCCGGTCTTGGTCAGTTCGGTGAAACCGATGATCGAGGTCACCGCGGTGCCCTTGACCACCTGTACCGAGAAACCGACGGTAGGCGCCACGGCGATGCGCAGGGCCTGCGGCAGGACAACATGGCGCAGGGTTTCCAGGCGGCTCATGGCCAGGCTTTCAGCGGCCTCCCACTGGCCGCGGGTGATGGCCTCGACGCAGCCGCGCCAGATCTCGGCGAGAAAGGCGCTGGTGAACAGCGTCAGTGCAGTGGCCGCAGCCAGCCAGGGCGACACGTCGATGCCGAGCAGGGCGATACCGAAGAACACCAGAAACAGCTGCATCAACAGCGGCGTGCCCTGGAACAGTTCGATATAGCCACGGGCCAGGATGCGCGGCGCCGACAGTGGCGACAGCCGCGCCAGCAACACCAGCAGGCCGGCGATACCGCCGCAGACGAAGGCCACCAGTGACAGCAGCAGCGTCCACTGCAAGCCGGTGAGCAGGTTGCGCAGGATGTCCCAGAGGGTGAAGTCCATCAGCGGGCTCCCATGATGAAACGGCGGCCGAACCAGGCCAGCAGTTGGCGAATTCCGATGGCCATGACCAGGTACAGCGCAGTGGTCAGCAGGTAGGTCTCGAAGGCACGGAAGTTACGCGACTGGATGAAGTTGGCGGCGAATGACAACTCCTCGGTGGAAATCTGCGAGCACACCGCTGAACCGAGCATGACGATGATTATCTGGCTCGACAGCGCCGGCCACACCTTGCCCAGTGCCGGGCGCAGCACCACATGGCGGAAGGTTTCGAAGCGGCTCATGGCCAGTGCGCTGGCGGCCTCGAGCTGGCCATGTGGGATGGCCTGGATGCCGGCACGGATGATTTCCGTGGAGTAGGCGCCGAGGTTGATCACCATGGCCAGCACCGCGGCTTCCCACTCGCTCAGGCGCACGCCGAGCGAGGGCAGGCCGAAGAAGATGAAGAACAGCTGAACGATGAAAGGCGTATTGCGGATCAGCTCCACGTAGATGCCGAATATCCGGTCGAACGGGCGGATGCGCCAGGCGCGCAGTATCGCCCCGACGATGCCGAGACCGACGCCCAGCAGGGTGCCGATCGCCGTCAGGCCGAGGGTGAAGGCCGCGCCCTGCAGCAGCAGATCGCTGTGCTGCAGGACGGCGGCGAAGTCGAACTGGTACGCCATGGTTCAGCTCTCCGCGTGGCTCAGAGGCCGGCCGGCAGCGGCTGCTTCAGCCACTTCTGGCTGAGCGACTCGAGGCTGCCGTCGGCCTTGGCGTCGGCGATGATGGTGTTGACCTTGTCCAGCAGCGCGCTCTGGTTCTTGTTCACGCCGACGTACACCGGCGAATCCTTGAGCTTGAGCTTCATGCTCGGTACGCGCTTGGGGTTGCGCTCGGAGATGGCCACCATCACCACGTTGCCGCTGGCGATCAGCTCGACCTGGCCGGAGAGGTAGGCGGCGATGGTCGAGTTGTTGTCCTCGAAGCGCTTGATGGTGGCGCCTTTCGGAGCGACGTTGCTCAGCTCGATGTCCTCGATGGAGCCACGGGTGACGCTGATGGTCTTGCCGCTCAGGTCGTCGAGGCTGGCGATGGCGGCGTCCTCCGGGCCGAACACGCCGAGGTAGAAGGGCGCGTAGGCGGCGGAGAAGTCGATCACCGCTTCACGCTCGGGGTTCTTGCCGAGGCTGGAGATCACCAGATCGACCTTGCCGGTGGTGAGGAAGGGAATGCGGTTGGTGCTGTTGACCGGGGTCAGCTCCAGCTTTACCGCCAGCTTGTCGGCCAGCAGTTGCGCGGTGTCGATATCCAGGCCGCGCGGTTTCATGTCCGGGCCGACCGAGCCGAACGGCGGGAAATCCTGCGGCACGGCGACCTTCAGCACACCGGCCTTGCTGATGTCTTCAAGGGCATCGGCATGCGCGGTGGCAGCGCCAAAGGCCAGTGCAGCGAACAGGGTACCCAGCAGGGTGCGGTGAAGTTTACGCATGTCGAACTCCCGATGAATGAACGAAAACTGAAGCGTTTTGCCTGGCTCATGCAGTGCATCGCCTGTGCCAAGTTCAATGAAATAAGGGCTTTCATCGTTTCGGGTGAGTGGAAACAAGGTCTTACTGGTCTGAACAGTTGGCGTAGCTGACCAGTTGGTCAGAAGCGTTTCTGAGCTATCTCGGTGCATCCGCGTGACAGGCTGTTCCACAAGAGGGCGTCGCTTGCCTGGGGCGGCCTTATGGCCGTACAAAGGCGACTTCACTGGACTGACCGGCCCGAACAGTCATGAATGCTTCTGCTCCCCGCGCGGTACCCGAATACGCCTTGCAGGCGATCCGCCGCCTGATCGAGGACGAGGGCTATCGCCCCGGCGACGCGCTGCCGTCGCAGCGCGATCTGGCCGAGCGCCTTGGTGTCAGCCGTGCGTCACTGCGTGAGGCGCTGTCGTCGCTCAGCGCGTTGGGCCTGGTCAGCGTACAGGCCGGCAAGGGTGTGTTCGTGCAGGAGGCGAGTAAGGCCGAGGCGGCCGGCGCTTTCGCCTGGCCCTTCGCCGCACAGGTGTCGGCGGCCGATACCTTCCAGTTGCGCTTTGCTCTGGAGGGCTTCGCCTGTGGTTTGGCGGCCGGGGTGATGACCGCCGAGGTGCTGGACATTCTCGAAGACAACGTCGAGCAGATGCGCCGCGAGCTGCGTGCAGGTGATTTCGAGCAGGCCAACCGGCTGGATTTCGAGTTTCACCAGCGTATTCTCGCCGCCAGCGGCAACCAGGCGATGTTCGCCCTGGTTACCTCCAGCGCCGAGATCTTCCTGGAAAGTCAGAAGCTGCCGTTCATCCGCCCGGAGCGTGCGCAGGAAACCTGGCAGGAGCATCGCAAGATCCTCAAGGCCCTGGCCCGGCATGCCGCCGGCCCGGCACAGAAAGCCATGCAGCAGCACATCCGCGCGGCGGCGCTGCGCACTGGAATAGCCTTCATCACGCTTGGTGATTGAAACTATTGAGTGGCTCAATCGCCAGTGCCTTTCGGTGTCAGGCAAGCCGGGCTATGATGTCGCCACTTTTTGGTTGCCAGTCATCCTTGGCAGCAGCCCATCGGGCCGTCGCAAGCGACGTCAAAAATTCCTCCCGGCAATTTTTTGCTTCCGAATATACGGAGACTCCTCATGAGCGAATTCATCACCAACGTCAGCGACGCCAGCTTCGACCAGGACGTCATCCAGGCTGAAGGTCCGGTTCTGGTCGACTATTGGGCTGAGTGGTGCGGCCCGTGCAAGATGATTGCGCCGGTGCTCGACGAGATCGCCAAGGAATACCAAGGCAAGCTGAAGATCTGCAAACTGAACATCGACGAGAACCAGGAAACCCCGCCGAAGTACGGCGTGCGTGGTATCCCGACCCTGATGCTGTTCAAGAACGGCAACGTCGAAGCGACCAAGGTTGGCGCGCTGTCCAAGTCGCAGCTGGCTGCTTTCCTCGACAGCAACATCTGAGGGGGCTGAAGAAGTAGGGTGGGCTTTAGCCCACCGAGCTGGTTGCAGTTGGCGTGCTGGTGGGCTGAAGCCCACCCTACCGCTCTGAGGCAAGTCGCTCTGGAAGAGGCCCCGTAATTCGCGGGGTTTTTTCGTTTTCGGGGCTAGACGCTGTTTTTTCACGGTGTTAAATTCGACCCCGCTGCATCCTCCATGCAGCTCTCTGCACGCCGTCGCCGATTCATTCCTATACGAACTCGTTCGCGATCCTGTCGCCTTCTCTGCGGCGCGGCCTCTCAAGCTAACAGCTTTCTTCTCCTCTCGATGATCACGTCATTCCTATGAATCTGACCGAACTCAAGCAAAAGCCGATTGCCGAACTGCTGGACATGGCCGAACAAATGGGCCTGGAAAACATGGCTCGTTCGCGCAAGCAGGACATCATCTTCGCCCTGCTGAAAAAGCATGCCAAAAGCGGCGAGGAAATTTCCGGTGACGGCGTGCTGGAGATCCTCCAGGACGGTTTCGGCTTCCTGCGCAGCGCCGACTCTTCCTACCTGGCCGGCCCTGACGACATCTACGTCTCGCCCAGCCAGATCCGCCGTTTCAACCTGCGTACCGGTGACACCATCGTCGGCAAGATCCGCCCGCCGAAGGAAGGCGAGCGTTACTTCGCCCTGCTCAAGGTCGACAGCATCAACTTCGACCGTCCGGAAAACGCCAAGAACAAGATCCTGTTCGAAAACCTGACGCCGCTGTTCCCCAACAAGCGCCTGACCATGGAAGCCGGTAACGGCTCCACCGAGGACATCACCGGCCGTGTGATCGACCTCTGCGCGCCGATTGGCAAGGGCCAGCGCGGCCTGATCGTCGCCCCGCCGAAAGCGGGCAAGACCATCATGCTGCAGAACATCGCCTCGAACATCACCCGCAACAACCCCGAGTGCCACCTGATCGTTCTGCTGATCGACGAGCGCCCGGAAGAAGTGACCGAAATGCAGCGCACCGTGCGCGGCGAAGTGGTTGCCTCGACCTTCGACGAGCCGCCGACCCGCCACGTGCAGGTCGCCGAAATGGTGATCGAGAAGGCCAAGCGCCTGGTCGAGCACAAGAAGGACGTGGTCATCCTGCTCGACTCCATCACCCGTCTGGCGCGTGCCTACAACACCGTGATCCCGAGCTCCGGCAAGGTCCTCACCGGTGGTGTCGACGCCCACGCCCTGGAGAAGCCCAAGCGCTTCTTCGGTGCCGCGCGTAATATCGAAGAAGGCGGTTCGCTGACCATCATCGCCACCGCGCTGGTGGAAACCGGCTCGAAGATGGACGAAGTGATCTACGAGGAATTCAAGGGCACCGGCAACATGGAGCTGATCCTTGATCGCCGTGTTTCCGAGAAGCGCGTGTTCCCGGCGATCAACATCAACAAGTCGGGCACCCGCCGCGAAGAACTGCTGACCGGTGAAGAAGAGCTGTCGCGCATGTGGATTCTGCGCAAGCTGCTGCACCCGATGGATGAGATTGCAGCGATCGAGTTCCTCATCGACAAGCTGAAAGCGACCAAGACGAACGATGAGTTCTTCCTGTCGATGAAGCGCAAGTAAGACATCACGTCTTGCCAAAAGGCCGGGGAAACCCGGCCTTGTCGTATCTGGAGGCGTTCAAGCCTTCTGAAAGCCCGACTTCGGCGCTAAACTTTGCGGCCGACTCTTGCCTGTCCGACACGAGGCTCCTGCATGCAGTATCGCGACCTGCGCGACTTCATCCGTGAACTGGAAAAGCGCGGCGAACTCAAGCGCATCCAGACCCCGGTATCGCCCGTTCTGGAAATGACCGAAATCTGCGACCGCACCCTGCGCAAGGGCGGCCCGGCGCTGCTGTTCGAAAAGCCCACAGGCTTCGATGTGCCAGTGCTCGGCAACCTGTTCGGCACGCCCAAACGAGTGGCCCTGGGCATGGGCGCCGAAGAGGTGTCCGAGTTGCGCGAGATCGGCAAGCTGCTGGCCTTTCTCAAGGAGCCTGAGCCGCCCAAGGGCCTCAAGGATGCCTGGAGCAAGCTGCCGATCTTCAAGAAGGTCATTTCCATGGCGCCCAAGGTGGTCAAGGACGCGCCTTGCCATGAGGTGATCGAGGAGGGCGACGATGTCGACCTGGGCAAACTGCCGATCCAGCATTGCTGGCCGGGCGACGTGGCACCGCTGATCACCTGGGGTCTGACCATCACCAAGGGCCCGAACAAGGAACGACAGAACCTCGGTATCTACCGCCAGCAGGTGATCGGCTGCAACAAGGTGATCATGCGCTGGCTCAGCCACCGTGGCGGCGCGCTGGATTACCGTGAGTGGTGCCAGAAGCACCCGGACAAGCCTTACCCGGTCTGTGTCGCGCTTGGCGCGGAT
Proteins encoded in this window:
- the rho gene encoding transcription termination factor Rho; the protein is MNLTELKQKPIAELLDMAEQMGLENMARSRKQDIIFALLKKHAKSGEEISGDGVLEILQDGFGFLRSADSSYLAGPDDIYVSPSQIRRFNLRTGDTIVGKIRPPKEGERYFALLKVDSINFDRPENAKNKILFENLTPLFPNKRLTMEAGNGSTEDITGRVIDLCAPIGKGQRGLIVAPPKAGKTIMLQNIASNITRNNPECHLIVLLIDERPEEVTEMQRTVRGEVVASTFDEPPTRHVQVAEMVIEKAKRLVEHKKDVVILLDSITRLARAYNTVIPSSGKVLTGGVDAHALEKPKRFFGAARNIEEGGSLTIIATALVETGSKMDEVIYEEFKGTGNMELILDRRVSEKRVFPAININKSGTRREELLTGEEELSRMWILRKLLHPMDEIAAIEFLIDKLKATKTNDEFFLSMKRK
- a CDS encoding amino acid ABC transporter ATP-binding protein, with amino-acid sequence MSLLNVTALHKYYGDNHVLKGIDLKVEEGEVVAIIGRSGSGKSTFLRTLNGLESINDGVIEVDGEYIDAARADLRSLRQKVGMVFQQFNLFPHLTVGENVMLAPQVVKKTPRAEAEKIARQMLERVGLAEKFDAYPERLSGGQQQRVAIARALAMSPKVLLCDEITSALDPELVNEVLAVVKQLASEGMTLIMVTHEMRFAREVGNKLVFMHHGKVHEIGDPRALFAAPQTEELRNFIGSVNL
- a CDS encoding transporter substrate-binding domain-containing protein, producing the protein MRKLHRTLLGTLFAALAFGAATAHADALEDISKAGVLKVAVPQDFPPFGSVGPDMKPRGLDIDTAQLLADKLAVKLELTPVNSTNRIPFLTTGKVDLVISSLGKNPEREAVIDFSAAYAPFYLGVFGPEDAAIASLDDLSGKTISVTRGSIEDIELSNVAPKGATIKRFEDNNSTIAAYLSGQVELIASGNVVMVAISERNPKRVPSMKLKLKDSPVYVGVNKNQSALLDKVNTIIADAKADGSLESLSQKWLKQPLPAGL
- the trxA gene encoding thioredoxin TrxA, with protein sequence MSEFITNVSDASFDQDVIQAEGPVLVDYWAEWCGPCKMIAPVLDEIAKEYQGKLKICKLNIDENQETPPKYGVRGIPTLMLFKNGNVEATKVGALSKSQLAAFLDSNI
- a CDS encoding amino acid ABC transporter permease, yielding MAYQFDFAAVLQHSDLLLQGAAFTLGLTAIGTLLGVGLGIVGAILRAWRIRPFDRIFGIYVELIRNTPFIVQLFFIFFGLPSLGVRLSEWEAAVLAMVINLGAYSTEIIRAGIQAIPHGQLEAASALAMSRFETFRHVVLRPALGKVWPALSSQIIIVMLGSAVCSQISTEELSFAANFIQSRNFRAFETYLLTTALYLVMAIGIRQLLAWFGRRFIMGAR
- a CDS encoding amino acid ABC transporter permease, with the translated sequence MMDFTLWDILRNLLTGLQWTLLLSLVAFVCGGIAGLLVLLARLSPLSAPRILARGYIELFQGTPLLMQLFLVFFGIALLGIDVSPWLAAATALTLFTSAFLAEIWRGCVEAITRGQWEAAESLAMSRLETLRHVVLPQALRIAVAPTVGFSVQVVKGTAVTSIIGFTELTKTGSMLANATFEPFMVYGFVALGYFLLCYPLSLAAYRLERRLNVTA
- a CDS encoding ureidoglycolate lyase produces the protein MNAPAPLPLRIEPLTRAAFAPFGEVIETAGATAFPINVGTTTRYHDLAQVELAGESPRTLVNIFEGKAWHAPIAIRMLERHPLGSQAFYPVDGGRMLIVVAPPGELDESQIRAFISAPDQGVNYARGTWHHPLLCLQHPGRFIVVDRGGEGHNCDEQVLKQPLSVLNLQ
- a CDS encoding FadR/GntR family transcriptional regulator, with protein sequence MNASAPRAVPEYALQAIRRLIEDEGYRPGDALPSQRDLAERLGVSRASLREALSSLSALGLVSVQAGKGVFVQEASKAEAAGAFAWPFAAQVSAADTFQLRFALEGFACGLAAGVMTAEVLDILEDNVEQMRRELRAGDFEQANRLDFEFHQRILAASGNQAMFALVTSSAEIFLESQKLPFIRPERAQETWQEHRKILKALARHAAGPAQKAMQQHIRAAALRTGIAFITLGD
- the ppx gene encoding exopolyphosphatase, translating into MPKAPAESFPLIAAIDLGSNSFHMVLAKADSHEIRILERLGDKVQLAAGLDDERQLSEEAMQRGLDCLRRFAQFTNTLPEGAVRIVGTNALREARNRAVFIRRAEEILGHQVEVISGREEARLIYLGVSHSIADTPGKRLVADIGGGSTEFIIGQRFEPLLRESLQMGCVSFTQRYFRDGKITPARYAQAYTAARLELMSIEQGLRRLGWEDAVGASGTIKAVGLTIKAAGLGSGEVTAEGLAWLKRKLFKLGEVEKLDLDGIKPDRRGIFPAGLAILEAIFDACDIQRMSHSEGALREGVLYDLLGRHQHEDVRERTLAAFMERYHVDVDQAARVEAKALSALDKVSADWGLTDDWHRELLSWGAKVHEVGLDIAHYQYHKHGAYLIEHSDLAGFSRQDQQMLALLVRGHRRNIPKDKFADFGEEGVKLMRLCVLLRFAILFHHIRGTQDMPQVQFKAGDNSLEIVFPEGWLAANPLTLADFEAEAEWLKRIDLTLSVR